One Bacillota bacterium DNA window includes the following coding sequences:
- a CDS encoding XTP/dITP diphosphatase, translating into MSRLVLATKNPGKVEEMREILEASGLGDLQILSCADFPWVSDVEEDGETFVENAMKKALAVSKATGEVALADDSGLEVDALGGAPGVRSARFAGEYLPAGASRDKANCDKLLSLLEGVPVRERTARFRCVVAVASPLGQMRTAEGECAGTIAFEPRGSSGFGYDPIFVPEGYEATFGELGFEAKNQISHRARALRAAVPAVRDLVGLNALKRSRQAPEEAK; encoded by the coding sequence TGCGCGAAATCCTCGAGGCGAGTGGGCTTGGAGACCTCCAGATACTCTCGTGCGCTGACTTCCCCTGGGTCAGCGATGTGGAGGAGGACGGCGAAACTTTCGTTGAGAACGCGATGAAGAAAGCCCTCGCCGTGTCGAAGGCTACAGGAGAGGTTGCGCTCGCAGATGACTCGGGGCTCGAGGTCGACGCCCTCGGAGGCGCCCCGGGGGTAAGGTCCGCGAGGTTCGCCGGGGAGTACCTCCCTGCGGGAGCGTCCCGCGACAAGGCCAATTGCGACAAGCTGCTCTCACTCCTCGAAGGCGTGCCAGTTCGTGAGAGGACCGCACGCTTCCGGTGCGTCGTGGCTGTGGCGTCCCCCTTAGGACAGATGCGGACAGCGGAGGGTGAATGCGCGGGCACAATAGCCTTCGAGCCCCGCGGGTCTAGCGGGTTCGGGTACGATCCGATCTTCGTGCCCGAAGGTTATGAAGCGACCTTCGGCGAACTCGGGTTCGAGGCGAAGAACCAAATCAGCCACCGAGCTAGGGCTCTCAGGGCTGCCGTCCCCGCAGTGCGCGACCTCGTTGGGTTGAACGCGCTGAAACGCTCCAGGCAAGCTCCGGAAGAAGCCAAGTGA